A window of the Candidatus Planktophila sp. genome harbors these coding sequences:
- a CDS encoding acyltransferase family protein, whose amino-acid sequence MRVLQIQGLRAFAAIVVTLFHARLVPGGFIGVDIFYVISGYLITGLILRELDTTGKLDLAAFYQRRIKRLLPTSIFVLFATAIVSWFVLPSINRDELGRDFFAAATYISNYLFAWWENDYQNLDATPSPFIHYWSLAVEEQFYLVWPVLLIVFARKGKRAILNGVLTITTLSLVLSIYQTQSSPIWAFYSLSTRAWELGVGALLLFIPSRFFAYRFLPWVGLTAVFVASFGFSDGTAFPGVNALLPVLGTALLIATIAEWPPILNDLSNNRVSQWLGKISYPLYLWHWPALVIPSSALGRPLTLLERFLCIILTVILADVTNRAIEEPLRHMKIAPKKIYLAALATTATSLALAVFISTSVPALVSTSGKTAFTFNLAEVVAKPIVVGDGCHVSHRGNRSGYCTYGDIKSKKTIVLYGDSHAAQWFPALEKIAIKRGIKLVSLTKSACPAVDAPRDDRGGFKYINCAQWRKYSYQRINEIKPIAVIMSSFQYFSAPDKYPNPELWWRNGQIKLLNSLKGASENLIYISDTPHPKVDIPSCLATQKAFECDTSEKSLNLVVPGFKVIDPTPWLCTDICPAIKDSIVAYRDRSHISIAMSLHLMPLLESALKEKGLFA is encoded by the coding sequence GTGCGCGTTTTACAAATTCAAGGTCTTAGAGCTTTTGCCGCAATAGTAGTTACCCTGTTCCACGCTCGTTTGGTACCTGGCGGATTCATTGGTGTTGATATTTTTTATGTCATTTCGGGTTACCTTATTACTGGCCTAATTCTGCGCGAATTGGATACCACTGGAAAACTTGATCTCGCCGCTTTTTATCAACGGCGTATAAAGCGCCTTCTCCCAACATCGATTTTTGTTCTATTTGCAACGGCAATAGTCTCGTGGTTTGTTTTACCCTCAATAAATCGTGACGAGCTTGGTCGAGATTTTTTTGCAGCTGCGACATATATTTCGAACTATCTTTTTGCATGGTGGGAAAATGATTATCAAAATCTCGACGCTACTCCTTCGCCATTTATTCACTATTGGTCGCTGGCAGTTGAAGAACAGTTTTACTTAGTGTGGCCTGTACTCCTCATTGTATTTGCGCGAAAAGGCAAGCGAGCTATATTAAATGGAGTTTTAACTATAACTACGCTCTCGCTCGTACTCTCGATTTATCAAACTCAGAGTTCACCTATTTGGGCCTTCTATTCACTATCTACACGAGCGTGGGAATTAGGCGTTGGGGCTCTCTTACTCTTTATACCGTCACGGTTTTTTGCGTATCGCTTTCTCCCGTGGGTAGGGTTGACTGCAGTTTTTGTAGCATCATTTGGTTTTAGTGATGGAACAGCATTTCCTGGAGTCAATGCACTTCTTCCAGTCCTTGGTACCGCTCTTCTGATAGCAACCATTGCAGAGTGGCCGCCAATTCTAAATGACTTATCAAATAATCGCGTGAGTCAATGGCTAGGAAAAATATCTTATCCACTCTATCTGTGGCATTGGCCAGCATTAGTTATTCCAAGTAGCGCACTTGGCCGCCCTTTAACTCTTCTCGAGCGATTCTTGTGCATTATTCTCACCGTGATTTTGGCCGATGTTACAAACAGAGCTATAGAAGAGCCGCTTAGACATATGAAGATTGCACCAAAGAAGATCTATCTGGCGGCTTTAGCAACGACGGCAACCTCCCTTGCGCTAGCGGTTTTCATTTCAACATCGGTACCAGCGCTAGTATCAACAAGTGGCAAAACCGCCTTTACCTTTAATTTAGCCGAAGTAGTAGCTAAACCGATTGTGGTTGGCGATGGTTGCCACGTTTCACATAGAGGCAATAGATCTGGTTACTGTACATATGGGGATATCAAATCTAAAAAAACTATCGTTCTTTATGGTGATTCTCACGCGGCACAATGGTTTCCTGCACTTGAAAAAATCGCCATTAAAAGAGGAATTAAATTGGTATCACTTACAAAATCAGCATGTCCAGCGGTCGATGCTCCCAGGGATGATAGAGGTGGATTCAAATATATAAACTGCGCGCAGTGGCGAAAATACTCATATCAACGGATTAATGAAATCAAACCAATTGCCGTAATCATGAGTAGTTTTCAGTACTTTTCAGCTCCAGACAAATATCCAAATCCAGAACTGTGGTGGAGGAATGGTCAGATAAAACTACTCAACTCACTCAAGGGAGCAAGTGAGAACTTAATTTATATTAGTGATACTCCCCACCCCAAAGTAGATATCCCCTCGTGCCTTGCCACACAAAAGGCCTTCGAATGTGATACCTCCGAAAAATCACTAAACCTAGTAGTCCCGGGTTTTAAGGTCATTGACCCAACTCCATGGCTCTGCACCGATATCTGCCCGGCAATAAAGGACTCCATCGTCGCCTATCGTGATAGGTCACACATTTCGATAGCAATGTCTCTTCATTTGATGCCATTGTTAGAGTCGGCATTAAAGGAGAAGGGGCTCTTTGCCTGA